From the genome of Glycine soja cultivar W05 chromosome 14, ASM419377v2, whole genome shotgun sequence:
AAAACTCAACGCAAAGAGAGAAACCACGACACAATACAACACAAAAACCTCCTTAGACTTCGTGTAATTGTGTAGTTGTGTTTGTGTTGTTCCTTCACAACCACAGAGCCAAAAGCAAAACATCtaaaacctctttttttttttctttctgagttttttgtttttgtcctaTGAAACTCCCAACAACGTTTGCAGACCCAGAATCCTTGTCTTACCTTTACACCTTGCTCCAATCTTCCTTCGACCAAATGAATGATcccaccaacaacaacaacaacaacacttcCACAACTGGGAGAAAACGCCGCAGAAAAAAcgaggatgatgatgatgatggtggtggtgatggtgatgatggttcatccaacaacaacaacaacaaaaggagcaagaagaagaaggaggagcTAAAGGGTATCCTCACTTCAATTCTCTTGTTAGACGAACAAGAGAAACTTGACCAGCAACAGAACAACAGGGTCTCAGAGGAAGAAAAGTTTTCATTGGAAACGAATcacaagaagaaaacaaaggcCATGCTTCAGTACTATTCCAACCTTGACGAGTATTACAGCCACGTCGAGGAGTCAGAGAGGGTGAAGAGGAAGAAGTCACGCGGCATGGCACGTGCGGTGGCGGTGGTAGCGTGCGAAAGAGAGGGAGAGGGTGGTGGTGGTAGTGCTGAAGGGGTGAAATCTGGTGTGGGAGGCTCACAGAGAAGGCTGTGGGTGAAGGATCGTTCAGGGGCATGGTGGGATGGATGCAACAAAGAGGATTTTCCTGAAGAAGAGTTTAGAAAGGCTTTTAGGATGGGAAGAGAAACTTTTGATATGATTTGTGACGAATTGAATTCTGCAATTGTGAAGGAAGACACCACTTTGAGGAATGCTATTCCTGTGAGGCAAAGGGTGGCTGTGTGTTTGTGGAGATTGGCCACTGGGGACCCTCTTAGGATTGTGTCTAAGAGGTTTGGTTTGGGGATATCAACTTGTCACAAGCTTGTGCTTGAGGTTTGCACTGCTATTAAGTCTGTGCTTATGCCAAAGTACTTGAATTGGCCTGATGAGGGTTCATTGAGGAGGGTGAAGAGTGAGTTTGAGGGTGTTTCTGGGATCCCTAATGTTGTAGGGTCTATGTACACCTCTCATGTGCCTATTATAGCTCCTAAGATTAGTGTGGCTGCTTATTTCAACAAGAGGCACACTGAGAGGAATCAGAAGACGTCTTATAGTATTACTGTTCAAGGGGTGGTGGATCATAGAGGGGTGTTCACTGATGTGTGCATTGGGTGGCCTGGTTCAATGCCTGATGATCAGGTGTTGGAAAAAAGTGCCCTTTTTCAAAGGGCTAATGGGGGGCTTTTGAAGGGGGTTTGGATTGTGGGGAGTTCAGGGTACCCTTTGATGGATTGGGTTTTGGTGCCTTATAGCCAGCAGAATCTGACTTGGACTCAGCATGCTTTCAATGAGAAGATTGGGGAGGTTCAGAAGGTGGCTAGGGATGCTTTTGCTAGGTTGAAAGGGAGGTGGAGTTGCTTGCAGAAGAGGACTGAGGTGAAGCTGCAGGACTTGCCAGTCGTGCTTGGGGCATGCTGCGTGCTGCATAATATATGCGAGTTGAAGGGAGAGAAGATTGACCCTGAGCTGAAGGTTGATCTGGTGGATGATGAGATGGTACCTGAGGTTGCCTTGAGGTCAATGAGCTCCATGAAGGCTAGGGACGCGATCGCACATAATCTTCTGCATCATGGTTTGGCTGGCACTTCTTTTCTTTAAACTGAAAGGGTTGTGTTTGGTAATGGTGTATACCATTTTGCTGCTAGAGATAATGATTCTTTTGCTTGTTTATTATTACATGGTATTGAAGTAAGTCACTGGTCATTGTTTGTGGAAGAGGCTTTGTATGTAAAAGATGTATTGGCCCTTTCAACAGATATGTGATTATAGTCTGCACAGGGTTAGATCCTGAATTTGTAACCCCCAATTCCATACTTTAATTGCTAAATAAGatattgaataataaaatgagaACATTCTTTTGTAGCACTTCTTTTCTTCCATGGATTCTGTTGGTAAATtgatttcataaattttttaaaatcatgtaCTTGACCAATGTTCTTTTTCTGCTTATACAAAGTTTGTGGCTTCTTACACACCAGTTCCAATAATTGGAAGCTTGTATGCTTAAAGCTCCCATCTAGTGAGCTCTCCAAAGGGTAGATGTGCACAACCTTATCCTCACAAACAGAGAAGCTGTTTTCTGGATTTGAATTCATGACCTTGAAGGTCACAAACCTACAACCTCTCTCCATTGCTTCAAGGCTTACCAGTTACCAGGGAAGCTAGTATAAGCGTGCATTTGGAGGAGTTTTATTTACAGCTTATTTGAACTTATCTTAGAACATAAAAACTTGTGTAAGTGTTTAAGAGGGCTTATGAAAATAACatgatatgtatatatattgttttcagCTTATTTCAATACACTCTTCTGGATAGTTTATGAAAACAACTTAAAACTTGTATGAAAATTAACTTGTGCATAAGTGTGTACTGTGATAAACATTTATTCAACAAGCTGTTTCAGTTGTTTATCTAAACGCACTCTTAATAGTTTTTTGTTCTATCTTTCATTATCTGAAGATTAATTAATATACCTCGCTTGCATCAGTTTGTTGAAACACTTCTCTTGACAGAGGAATGACGCAACCTTCCTATGGAAGACAGGATTACATCATTATAAATACCACTCTACATTCCTAAGAGGAGCTTCTATCAGTCTAGTACAATGTATTTCTTGTTAGCCAGAAAAATGCACTGCTGATGGACCTACACTAAAAATAGAATCGTTCTAGGTGTAGATTTTCTATGTAAGTAAAGTTAACGGTGATCAATTTTTTACTGGGATAGTGACATAATTGACATTGAAGTGTAAGAAAATGGTATAATAACAGTTTGTGGTTTTATCAAGTGATTGATGGTGATTCTCATTGACACTACTTCTGCATCATTCAATTTCATATCATGGTTAAGAATATATCTATTTCATGACTTGTGTTATTCTCACTCATTTTTTTCACAGCACTTCTCTACAATAAGGAGAGAGAAAAGTGTGATATAAGAAGGGTGATGCAAtagagagaaatgaaaagaaaaaaatgagttgtaaaaaatgttaggaAAAGTATGTGTGAATAGAGcattattcttttttcataGTTGCACTCATTCTTAGGAACAGTTGTTTAGTTTAAATTGTTGACCAGCAAGATTGAATTAAATTTCTTGGCTATGATCTGTATCAGTCCTTTTCAACTCAATACAGTGAAAATGACTTCTATGgcaaatttttttaactgatgAGGTTGAAAATGAGAACTTTGAGCGCTGCATAACTACCACCATCCAAATTTCTGTGCAGCTTGAAAAATGAAGGTTGTTTCTATGTTTTGTTAGGCCAATGACTTGGCTCTGTACAACAATAAGAGAAACACAACCACGTTACTGTCATATTCATTCACATTTCTTAGTTCTTTACATGTTTCTTTTGACGTTATTCTTCGATTAAAATTGGAGTTTCAGTAACTTATGTTGACCTTTAATGTAAATCTTTGATTCTAATTGGATAGCAGGCTCAAAAGTACTCAAGAAActgtctagattttatctttcaggggaaaaaattcaattaaatactTATTCATTAACTTTTTAACAGCTTTTTCATAAACTTAACTGTGAAGCATACTAAAATAAGTgaaagggattttttttttacaaaatctcTGCATTAACTATTAAGCTTTTTGGAATAagccaaaataatatataaattggtCATAAGCATTTTGTATTAGTTCAAATAAGTTGTATAGAAACTCTCCCTAAATAGATTGCTATGATGGATGGTTCCATCCATGCAGTGAATTGGCATCTGAGCGAAAGAAATCAACACTTTCTTCTTCAGACATTGCAATCTTTTCCCTACAAATTGATGTTCAATGAAACAACgagatttttgtttcaaatacCAGTATACTAAAACGATTTTTCTTTTGAGTCATGTTATACATGATCATCCACCAATCTCCTTGCAATGCCTCTTCATACCTCAACTAGTCAACTCCTACATGAAGTGTACCATTCTCTTCTTATAAAATATGGATCTTGTTAATCAAtgtgttagaattaatgtttcATGTAAGAGACATGTGACTtaggactaataaataaataattaataattagggactaaattgtaatcaggttaaataaaaaaagttgctAAAGGTAATGGTTACTTGATGgaagtagtggttataaaaggggttaATATCCACTAATGTGAAATGTTACTTGATGGGACTAGTGATTATAAAAGGGATTAATACCCATTAATGTGAAATAATTTCGGCAGAAAAATGTTTTCTCTAGCCATCACAAACATAAATAGACAAAAAGAATAGTCAAGGGAGTGAAATATTGTTTCTCCACAAAATGAAAGTAGACCGGAGGAAAGAAGCCTTGCTATGGAAAAATGTATTTAGAAAACCCTTAAAATTTTTATGTAGTAACAAAGCATGAGTTATGAAATTTCTGATTCTCTAATAatgatttgttttctttcaattatgatgaaccctaattatgaaatttagggattttattttttttccaccaCAAATATGATatgttgtaaataaataaaaaagagagattgttttttttttctcgagaAAGTATAATATGGGAGAAAGAAGTCAATTTGTATTACTTGCTTTCATGATGCACAAATACATGAAAAGCGAAAGTCCCTGCCgccatgtaatttttttttaatcttaattgaAGGAGAACAAACACTTCTTTTGAATGACAAAAACGAAATCTCTGTCTCTCCCATGTACGTCAAAAGGAAGTGGAATTATTCTTGGAATTGCTATTTCAACCCTCTTTTTGCTATTCTCAATCCCACATGCTAATTTTTTTTCCGAATGTTGTTGTTGAATGTCattaaaggattgaaagtttatgtATTGGAATTAAATTAACTTGAATGCTTTGAAATTTTCGGTagaaataaatatgtatatgctacatatttgcttgaacgtatttgctaggtgcacccagcaaagtTTTTAAATGGCAAAAATGCCTCTGGCTTCTTTCTtccttaaaaatgaaattttttaaagaaaggcGCATAACCTCCATTTTTGTTCGTTGTGCTTTCTCTCGTTTTCTCTTCTTCGTGCGGCATTGCGTCTTGTTCGTGGGTAGCAGCGTTGAGGGTACCGGCGTGAAGGTGAAGGTACCGGCGTCGAGCGTTGCGGTGGTCGGTGGCGGCAAACGAGGTACGCAGAACCTCCATTTTTGTTCGCAGACGTACGGACATCCtttcggatcaagttgattcgtaagtgttttacagatcaacttgatccggaagcTGCTTAATACTCTtccagatcaagttgatccgtaaaacaCTTACGGATCAAGCTGATCCGGAagcctcttacggatcaacttgatctggaAGAGTATTAAGCAgcttccggatcaagttgatccgtaaaacacttacggatcaacttgatccggaaggATGTTACGGATCAACGTGATTCGTAAGATACGGATCAAGTTGGTCCGGAagtgtattattttttgtatttgctGTTTTTGCATCTGTTTTTGCATTTTTGCATctgttttttcattaattttcttttttttattttaaattactaatttttttgtatggtcattttttgtttgatttggttaGATGGATGAAGATGAGTGGATGTATGAAATAATGTCTGAACGAGCGgatatggattatgaaaatgcAGAATCATGTGGtgcgaatgaaccacatgttgattgttcggaaGCGTTCAAGACTTCTCAGGTTATAATGTTAATGCTTGtcacatatttaataaaatgaatactggtagaaaacttaaattatgtggATTTTGTAGGTGTTTGAGTGCCGAGAGGATGTTTTGCGGTGGGCTCGATCCGTGGCTCATGAAAACGGATTTGTGGCGGTGATTTTAAGGTCGGACAAAAACACAGGTAGTAGAGGAAGGAGTACGTTTGagttaattggttgtgaaaggagtggcgaGTATAAGtgtaggaaaaaagaatttatcagaagagacactgggactaggaaatgtgggtgtcccttcaagcttcgttGCAAGCCAGTGGCTGGAGGAGAAGGctagatggtgaagttgatttgtggagtgcataatcatgaattggccaagtcattagttggacatccatatgcggggcgattgactaaagctgaaaaaacacttattgctgatatgacgaagtccatggtgaagccaagaaacattctgctaactctgaaggaacacaatgccaatAGTTGTACGACTATTAAAcagatatacaatgcaagaagtgcattccattcttccataagaggaagcgatcttgaaatgcaacatctgatgaagcttcttgaacgtgatcaatatatttattggcATGGAATAAAGGATGAAGACGTGGTTcatgatatcttttggtgtcaccctgattcagtgaagttagtcaacgcatgcaatttggtgtttttgatagacaacacctacaaaacaaaccggTATAGACTCCCATTGCTCGATTTTGTTGGGATGACACCGactgggatgacattctctgccggTTTTGCATATGTGGAGGGTGAACGCGTTAATAATTTGGTATGGGCTTTACAACGCTTCTGAGGCCTTTTTTTTAAAGCGTGATGCCCTCCCTagagttattgtcactgacagagaccaagCATTGATGAATGTAGTGAAAGATGTATTCCCTGAATgcacaaatttgttgtgcatctttcacataaacaagaatgtgaaggctaaatgtaaatcactaattgcgcaaaaaaatgcttgggattatgtcatggatTGTTGGGGATCTTTGACTGATTGTCCTTCAGAACAACAGTTTGATGAATGCCTAAAGAAGTTTGAAGTAGCTTGCGCACCTTGGCCAatatttgttgactatgtcaaggaaacatgaataataccacacaaggaaaaatttgttttcGCCTGGACTactaaggtgatgcacttaggaaacacaacaacaaacaggtatgaagttgttcaactatttctattaacgttgaaaaatttatggaattgtattattgtatatgtttatttttatttgtgtatttgaaatgtagggttgaatctgctcactCGTCTTTAAAAAGACTGTTACAAAATAGCATTGGAGACTTATGCAGTGTGTGGGATGCCGTGAACAACATGATTACGTTGCAGCACACACAGATTAAagcatcatttgaaacaagtacacatgtcgttggacatgtgttccaaaaaaccttatacaggaGGCTgcttggaatggtttcaaggtatgctttaaatcagattgctgctgAATTTGAGCGTGTTCACTATGCTGACAAGAATCCCTCAAGTTGTGGTTGCGTGGTGAGAACCACgcttggtcttccttgtgcttgtgagctatccaaatatgttggTGGTTGCATCCCACTTGATTCAATTCATATGTTCTGGAGGAGACTCgatttttcagaccaagggttatctgagcccgAGGTGGGCATCAAAGACGTAATGGAAACAATATACCAAAAATTcgaagaacttgatgtttgtggcaagtTTACTCTAAGAAGTAAACTTTGGGAAATTGCACACCCTGATCAGAATtcgatgtgtcctcctccagcaAAGGTTAACACAAAGGGGGCACCGAAGAAAACTACGAGTAGGAACCCAAGGTCAACAAAGCGCGATCCATCTTACTAGGAGTATGTAGATGCCTTTGAATCACAACAAAATAGTAATTCGTCCGTGAGACGTACTGCATCATCCTCTGAGCAACCGATTCGAAGAACGATGATGCCCATGTTGGACCAGTTTCAGCCATTTATGCACGACTTCATTGATAagattgttgatgtcaaaggtgatggtaactgtggatatcggtcggttgccggtttattaggtatgggtcaAAACTCTTGGTCGGTGGTCCGCAACCatctgcttaaagaacttgccaatttctcagaagactatgtcaagctctttggtggcacgaagagatttgaggaattaaggatgtcactacttgttgatgggttaaccaaggtatgcaatttatgaatttgatttttaagactttagtttgaaattaagtttgacatgtatatttgttttattcagGTGACAAcggataagtggatggatataacggacatgggacatgtcattgcatcaaggtataatgtaatCGTTGTATCCTAGTctaaacaacaaagcatgacattcttttcccttagaagtcaaccgctgacaaattcttcattgcatcgtataatttgtatcggtcatgtgtatgacaatcattttgttgaggtacattgtagatatgaagtgttttttttatgattatgcaataacttttgtaggattgagttaacatttttttcgcatacacaacaggtttatttaaaagaacgttgtcccttaccgcctgtatcattgttatggtctagcaATTGTCATCCGCAGGCGAAGTCATGGCCAAATCCATATATTAGCAGAATGCAGCATTACAAGAGCTTCATGATGTTCAAGAGAGACTATGTTGACTTAAATGATGattgaacatgtaatttataaatGCCTGATtgttttgaacatgtaatttatttgttacgtccacaacaaaattattacttaattctaaaaaagcatgtatgatatatcattgtctgacttgactacacattgtgGAAAACCGTGTTTGATAAATTGTTGTCTGCATTAACATAAAGCGCGTGAAAGGACCCTGCACAACATGACTACACATGCAGATCTGATGCAAGCTAAAGCATGTCATGTCATTCGTGTAGTTGACAACACATACAGAAAGCATGTGCATGCGTATtttcaatctttaaaaaatgcagcactaatattaaaactcatctatatatatggcacAACCTAACCTTGTAAGAAAGCACAAGTTTCAGTATCAACCCAAGTCTTACAAAAAACTATGGCATTCTTGGGAGAGACAAGCAGTCAGACAGTTGTGAACTCTacattaggttttatttttccaaatggatccattGTTCACAACGACAGTGGTGTTTCCTTCCAAGCTTCCACTCCAGTTcccattcgagtacctaacgggtgtgattttcaaacgttaaaaaccagaatacacaatacccttaagCTAACCGACaagcaatttttggatgaaatttactaccggcAGCCTTTCACGTATGCAGGTAATCAATTTCggtttcaatgtatgcaactgaaagatgatgctgatgttaaaacaatgttaatgtgtaatcatgaattttcatttgttggtccgattgagttattatgtagcATTGCTAGAACCCTAGATGGtattttaaacttacttgaaactactatgacccctactcatgatgtCCTGCTATATTACAATGGGAGGTGGAGCATGTCACGCCAAAATGAGTTTATAGGTTACTTGTTCATaggaaaaaatcccaaaaactttGACATTCCCACCGGATGTACCatggatgaactgaaggatttgatcaaaCAAGTTGCGCCTCGTgggattcccccttatggtGTTGATGAAACACAAATGGTAACACGATTGTTTTTTCGGAAACCAAGTCACCATGAGTATtcagaaaaagttataaaatttgaaataattgaactcAAAACCAACGAGGACGTGATGAAGGTGCTCATTgagtctaactactggaaaaagattgggccaatagaaattttagttgttttcagTAAACCTTTACCACAAATGGAAGACGAGTTGTCCTTGTCGCAAAATTAGCATGAGTTAGTTAGTTGTAGTATTTTATGGAAATTTAATTTCGTTCgactatgttgaagttaatgtacTGTTTGAATTCATGTATTGCATAatcgttttcaattacaagaatctcaactaaaaaaatagatttctatatataacaaactaattaataaattgtttttcttcttacggatcaacttgatccgtaagaagaaaaagaagcagGGGCAATTTTGCTATTTAAGAGCTTtgctggtgcacctagcaacactcaaaTCTCTGTCTCTCCCATCTGCCATGTACGTCAAAAGGAAGTGGAATTATTCTTGGAATTGCTATTTCAACCCTCTTTTTGCTATTCTCAATCCCACATGCTCATTTTTTTTCGAATGTTGTTGTTGATTCTctaataatgatttattttctttcaattatgaTGAACCCTAATTATGGAATTTagggattttattatttttccaccACAAATATGATatgttgtaaataaataaaaaagagaaattgtttttttttctcgagAAAGTATAATATGGGagaaagaagtgaattttgTATTACTTGCTTTCATGAAGCACAAATACATGAAAAGTGAAAGTACCTGCCgccatgttattttttttaatcttaattgaAGGAGAACAAGCACTTCTTTTGaatgacaaaaacaaaatctttGTCTCTCCCATGTACGTCAAAAGGAAGTGGAATTATTCTTGGAATTGCTATTTCAACCCTCTTTTTGCTATTCTCAATCCCACATGCTCATTTGTTTTTTCCGAATGTTGTTGTTGAATGTCattaaaggattgaaagtttatattttggaattaaattaacttgaatgctttgaaattttcagtagaaataaatatgtatatgctaCATATTTGCTTGAACGTACTAAAATgcaaaagacaaataaatgtgaatattattttatggcctggaatgaaattgataaaatggctatgaattgttaatagttgtcataccctaatttcgtccggggacctttgcttgatgacatgtgacttttctttggtccttgtgaggtgcttggcacccatcattaggcaatttgtgaaattccgggacatgccgaaaaacaaaagaaaatattgatgcacaatccgtaaggttctgtgacacaccggaaatcaaatggaagcatcgttgcacaaataagtgaggttccgtaacgttccgtaagtcaaaaaggggatgattatgtaattcaCAAGGtcccgtaacattacggaaagaaaacaagtatcgttacgaaattcataagtttccgtaactttacgaaaaaagaatcacaaaaaaaaagcagaggggggtgtacttagtaaaaatgggggtgcaaatagcacccaagcccacttgggccctccagaatattcctccagaaggctgttgcttctagaggaagcaaccctgctcgcctgggcgagctgggcggcaagcatctcccctattttgctataaataggggaggaagtgaagaagaaaagggttcagccccttaggcacttctctctctttcgaatttgcttggaaaaattgtttccatgaagaaaatctaagtcgaggcgcttccgaaacgcttccgtaatgttttccgtgaggaatttcgcgaaggttttcgaccgttcttcgacgttcttcattcgttcttcatcgttcttcgatcttcaacgggtaagtacctcgaaccaagcttttcgattcattctatgtacccgtgggggtccacattgtgtttcgtgtatttttatcctcatttcatttactttttatacctccttttgacgtgcttaagccattttagtTAAGTCATTTcccgcttaacttaaaaataaaataaatttccaccgaacgtttgaattgtattatccgttaacttcggttaaaatgaattccgaccgttcggtcgtgccgtaaccacgttggaaatcagaaaaagaggtaaaaaataatataataatcaaaaaacatcttttagtaaaataaagcggaaaatcaatcggacgttttctctttgggatttctcattcttaatcgaattgactaaataactaaagtgaaactaaggctaaaatcaactcgcctagtcaagctcgtccataaaaataggttttttttaagtttgtcatttcaatttcttactaagtaaaatggatcattctcaaggtccaacgccttgaaatgatcacctcttaagtaaaaaagaatcacttgataagaaagaactacgtaggtttgattttctcatcccaaatgaggaatacgtaggagcaaaaggaaacacccttgtcgaccacaaaaagagaaaaatataaaaagggtataaaggatataaagatataaaagggaacgtaaaaaaatcaaagtcatgtttgcacattcgattaaaggctgccgtccctagggacggacgtgtggggtgctaataccttccccgtgcgtaaatacaactcccgaacctttcacttaaaagttcgtagatcgcttctttttcggttttttcgatgttttcctcaaataaacgttggtggcgactccgcgcgtattcctttcatggaacacgcatcccgcgagtcacgcgtcgccctcccgccgaagggtaggttgcgacagttggcgactccattggggagtgtttttagagagttaggccatttaatcttgtgcaatgttttatcgtgacttacccctttgttagtttccattcattatgttcttgtgtatataaactctttattgcttttagtgcgttttaaaatgtgtgcatgaggtaaatatttattcatttgatgcacacaaacaccaacac
Proteins encoded in this window:
- the LOC114384959 gene encoding protein ALP1-like, translated to MKLPTTFADPESLSYLYTLLQSSFDQMNDPTNNNNNNTSTTGRKRRRKNEDDDDDGGGDGDDGSSNNNNNKRSKKKKEELKGILTSILLLDEQEKLDQQQNNRVSEEEKFSLETNHKKKTKAMLQYYSNLDEYYSHVEESERVKRKKSRGMARAVAVVACEREGEGGGGSAEGVKSGVGGSQRRLWVKDRSGAWWDGCNKEDFPEEEFRKAFRMGRETFDMICDELNSAIVKEDTTLRNAIPVRQRVAVCLWRLATGDPLRIVSKRFGLGISTCHKLVLEVCTAIKSVLMPKYLNWPDEGSLRRVKSEFEGVSGIPNVVGSMYTSHVPIIAPKISVAAYFNKRHTERNQKTSYSITVQGVVDHRGVFTDVCIGWPGSMPDDQVLEKSALFQRANGGLLKGVWIVGSSGYPLMDWVLVPYSQQNLTWTQHAFNEKIGEVQKVARDAFARLKGRWSCLQKRTEVKLQDLPVVLGACCVLHNICELKGEKIDPELKVDLVDDEMVPEVALRSMSSMKARDAIAHNLLHHGLAGTSFL